In Henningerozyma blattae CBS 6284 chromosome 6, complete genome, the following are encoded in one genomic region:
- the TBLA0F03070 gene encoding uncharacterized protein (similar to Saccharomyces cerevisiae FOB1 (YDR110W); ancestral locus Anc_8.262), with translation MSKARQKDALFDDDALDDNEQLIDIDDFFCPPIGDDDEIYYDSYIDSDMLKRGEKETMEFRNTLKKHITSDLYYAMRDESLLEDDAPIPASLKIKTSKKMYLQIRYSKNSDGDLIETKTNKLLCEPKYIYKLTMKAHFMNNHMRSNKLYRNLSMKYCNIPNLLVVLVLQYCSHCNTTGKIRDIRSNYGQRNQYIDYLPLERLQIDITKPFNDSDIKIANKYSHILLIRDYHSRYSWIFPLKSPNIKNISTELGKFLVTLPRTPIFLHSIGIPESQLIKILTKILLEYKIKIRIGIGGIKGRMFLRKGISRLVYLLNLKENKEKCKSDWYQCIRNTTFKENRRFDRNTGSFANFLIGKQKAELNKVFENKRDALLSDLLEENVLKIGECGSIIYFDNNNSGKELDEKDVNGGVNENSEEESDYENDDDDDESFYTGVKKRKKARVN, from the coding sequence ATGTCAAAAGCAAGACAGAAAGATGcattatttgatgatgatgctTTGGATGATAATGAGCAACTTATTGACATAGacgattttttttgtcCACCTATTGGTGATGACgatgaaatatattatgaTTCTTATATAGACAGCGATATGTTGAAGAGAGGTGAAAAGGAAACCATGGAGTTCAGAAATACACTTAAAAAACATATTACCTCTGATTTATATTATGCTATGAGAGACGAATCGTTACTTGAAGATGATGCACCAATTCCGGCTTctttaaagataaagacGTCGAAGAAAATGTATTTACAAATACGATACAGCAAAAATTCTGATGGAGATCTGATTGAAACTAAAACTAATAAACTATTATGTGAAcccaaatatatatataaattaactATGAAGGCACATTTTATGAATAATCATATGAGATCAAATAAACTTTATAGAAATCTCTCAATGAAATATTGTAACATACCTAATCTGCTAGTTGTATTGGTGTTACAATATTGTTCTCATTGCAATACTACTGGTAAAATTAGAGATATCCGATCTAATTATGGACAGAGAAATCAGTACATTGATTACTTACCTTTGGAAAGATTACAGATTGACATTACGAAACCGTTTAACGattctgatattaaaatagcCAATAAATATTCACATATCCTATTAATTCGAGACTACCATTCCAGATATTCATGGATCTTCCCCTTAAAAAGTCCtaatataaagaatatttccACAGAACTTGGTAAATTTTTAGTTACATTACCAAGAACACcaatatttcttcattCAATTGGGATTCCGGAATcacaattaataaaaattttaacgAAGATTCTTcttgaatataaaattaaaattagaattggTATCGGTGGTATTAAAGGCCGAATGTTTCTTAGAAAAGGTATTAGTAGATTAGTCTATTTActtaatttaaaagaaaataaagagaAATGTAAATCTGATTGGTATCAATGTATACGAAATACTacatttaaagaaaatagaaGATTTGATAGAAATACAGGAAGTTTTGCCAACTTTTTAATTGGGAAACAAAAAGctgaattaaataaagtttTTGAAAACAAGAGGGATGCATTATTATCTGATTTATTAGAGGAAAATGTCTTAAAAATTGGTGAATGTGGtagtattatatattttgacaataataattctggAAAAGAGTTAGATGAGAAAGATGTTAATGGAGGTGTAAATGAGAATTCCGAAGAGGAAAGTgattatgaaaatgatgatgatgatgatgaatcaTTTTACACTGGAGTCaagaagagaaaaaaagCTAGAGTAAATTAA
- the GAA1 gene encoding GPI-anchor transamidase subunit GAA1 (similar to Saccharomyces cerevisiae GAA1 (YLR088W); ancestral locus Anc_8.261), whose translation MALLATIHRRVIDMGLVPKIMKRLPLVSIFLAAIGIVLFLMLPMDGQYRHTYISENALMPSQAYSYFRESEWNILRGYRTEIDIFPSMPSRDRNLVMTQWLEEFGTKTSVYHNDEYGDTLYGIFNAPRGDGTEAIVLAIPWYNADGEFNTGGAALGIALSRFFSRWPIWSKNIIVVFSENPDGALRSWVDAYHHSLDLTGGSIEAAIVMDYPSSSDFFDYVEIYYHGINGELPNLDLLNIAIQITEHEGMQVSLHGLPKESLHQNNYFSRLRTLLLGTKDALLSGIKPRHGNEAFSGFRIQAITLKAKFTPDNNDHDITSFGRIAEASFRSVNNLLEKFHQSFFFYLILAPKYFVSISSYLPSAVTFSVAFAISSLSSYINNSYSTLPIFSEYNLLAGLLFTISITFSFFVARLSLLFTEPRLLVLGSVFLSVLPHLLGNRFTIPEPLSYRLKSIAFLYISLVLTSLLVLNFSLAFGIGILGFAMTAVKTITIHSSMRVRVRNTMHLLLSNPFTSVLLFTYIFDKDIYGIKIFYEFIHSWNTLNCWTWFIICVGWLPPWILVSISSIQTNTVMQSPDYGKKQL comes from the coding sequence ATGGCCTTACTTGCGACAATTCACAGAAGAGTAATCGATATGGGACTAGTCCCAAAGATAATGAAACGATTACCATTagtttctatttttttagcaGCCATAGGAATAGTTTTATTCTTGATGCTACCTATGGATGGCCAGTATAgacatacatatatttcAGAAAATGCGTTAATGCCTTCTCAAgcatattcatattttagAGAAAGTGAATGGAATATTTTAAGAGGTTACCGTACAGAAATTGATATCTTTCCTTCTATGCCCAGCCGTGATAGAAACTTAGTAATGACTCAATGGTTAGAAGAATTTGGCACTAAAACCTCTGTATATCataatgatgaatatgGGGATACATTATATGGTATATTTAATGCTCCAAGAGGTGATGGTACAGAAGCAATTGTATTGGCCATCCCATGGTATAATGCAGACGGTGAATTTAATACTGGTGGTGCTGCACTAGGGATTGCACTATcaagatttttttctcGTTGGCCAATCTGgtctaaaaatattattgttgtatTCAGTGAAAATCCAGATGGTGCATTAAGATCTTGGGTTGATGCGTATCACCATTCATTAGATCTAACTGGGGGTTCGATTGAGGCAGCTATTGTTATGGATTATCCTTCAAGTTCTGATTTCTTTGATTACGTGGAAATTTATTACCATGGCATAAACGGTGAACTACCAAACTTGGATTTACTAAATATTGCAATTCAAATTACAGAACATGAAGGGATGCAAGTATCTTTACATGGATTACCAAAGGAAAGTTTAcatcaaaataattatttctcTCGTTTAAGAACCTTATTATTGGGTACAAAAGACGCATTATTATCTGGTATCAAACCCCGTCATGGTAATGAAGCCTTTAGTGGTTTTAGAATTCAAGCCATAACTCTAAAAGCAAAATTTACACCTGACAATAATGATCATGATATTACAAGCTTTGGCCGTATTGCAGAAGCTTCCTTTAGATCTGTGAACAATTTGTTAGAAAAGTTCCATCaatcatttttcttttatttaattctagctccaaaatattttgtttccATCAGTAGTTATTTACCAAGTGCTGTTACATTTTCTGTTGCGTTTGCAATTTCATCGTTGAGCTCTTATATTAACAATTCATATTCTACTTTACCCATATTTTCTGAATACAATTTATTGGCtggtttattatttactatatCAATCACTTTTTCATTCTTTGTTGCAAGATTATCCTTATTATTCACTGAACCCAGACTTTTGGTTCTGGGATCAGTATTTTTATCTGTCCTCCCTCATTTATTAGGTAACAGATTCACTATTCCTGAACCTTTGAGTTATAGGTTGAAATCTATTGcctttttatatattagtTTAGTATTAACTTCATTGTTGGTCCTAAACTTTTCATTAGCATTCGGCATAGGAATCTTAGGTTTTGCAATGACTGCAGTTAAAACTATCACCATTCATTCATCAATGAGGGTTAGGGTAAGAAATACAATGCATTTACTATTATCTAACCCTTTTACGTCAGTACTACTATTCACGTATATTTTTGACAAAGATATTTATggaattaaaatcttttatGAATTTATTCACTCATGGAATACATTAAACTGTTGGACATGGTTCATTATCTGTGTTGGGTGGTTACCACCTTGGATTTTAGTCTCTATATCGAGTATTCAGACAAATACAGTTATGCAATCACCTGATTATGGCAAGAAACAATTATAA